A single genomic interval of Polaribacter vadi harbors:
- a CDS encoding homoserine kinase, whose protein sequence is METLKIFSPATVANVSCGFDSLGFAVDAVGDEMTFTKTTEKGVKITKITGANLTYNVDENAASAVVKKILVEANANFGIELTIHKGFSPGSGLGSSAASAAGAAFGVNQFLENKYSELELTKFAMFGEEVACGSQIADNVAAAIYGGFVLVRSYNPLEIIKLPVPSELRVVAIHPQIEVKTKDAREVLPTEILLKDAVTQWANVGGLIAGLYTDNYNLISNSLVDIIVEPHRKKLIPFFDDVKNAALKAGALGAGISGSGPTIFALCKGDEIAKNVYKSIEESYKNTGIDFTMFTSKVNSEGMKIL, encoded by the coding sequence ATGGAAACTTTAAAAATATTTTCTCCTGCAACTGTTGCCAATGTTTCTTGTGGATTTGATTCCCTAGGTTTTGCTGTGGATGCTGTTGGTGATGAAATGACATTTACTAAAACAACTGAAAAAGGCGTAAAAATTACCAAAATTACAGGTGCAAATTTAACCTATAATGTTGATGAAAATGCTGCAAGCGCTGTTGTTAAAAAGATTTTAGTAGAAGCGAATGCCAATTTCGGAATTGAATTAACAATTCACAAAGGGTTTTCTCCTGGAAGTGGTTTAGGAAGTTCTGCTGCAAGTGCTGCTGGTGCTGCTTTTGGAGTAAATCAGTTTTTAGAAAACAAATATTCTGAACTTGAATTGACAAAATTTGCCATGTTTGGTGAAGAAGTTGCTTGTGGTTCTCAAATTGCAGACAATGTTGCTGCAGCAATTTATGGCGGATTTGTTTTAGTGAGAAGCTACAATCCTTTAGAAATTATAAAATTACCTGTTCCAAGTGAATTGAGAGTTGTTGCAATTCATCCTCAAATTGAGGTTAAAACCAAAGACGCTAGAGAAGTTTTGCCAACTGAAATTTTGCTAAAAGATGCAGTTACTCAATGGGCAAATGTGGGTGGTTTAATTGCTGGTTTATATACTGATAATTACAATTTAATCAGTAATTCTTTGGTTGACATTATTGTGGAACCTCATCGTAAAAAATTAATTCCCTTTTTTGATGATGTAAAAAATGCAGCATTAAAAGCGGGTGCTTTAGGTGCAGGAATTTCTGGTTCTGGCCCAACAATTTTTGCACTTTGCAAAGGTGATGAAATTGCCAAAAATGTTTATAAATCCATTGAAGAAAGTTATAAAAATACAGGAATCGATTTTACGATGTTTACATCTAAAGTAAATTCTGAAGGAATGAAAATATTATAG
- the thrC gene encoding threonine synthase, with amino-acid sequence MNYYSLHHKSPNTTFKNAVVQGLAKDRGIYFPENITPLSKEFIENIENYTNHEIAYEAIKQFVGDEIPTSILKEIIEKTVSFDFPLVTIDENIASLELFHGPTMAFKDVGAKFMAQCLEYFNQGNEEEVTVLVATSGDTGGAVANGFLGAKGVNVVILYPSGKVSDIQEKQLTTLGQNITALEVDGVFDDCQEMVKTAFLDEEITKKLTSANSINIARWLPQMFYFFFAYKALKSKNKELVFSVPSGNFGNICAGIMAQKLGLPIKHFVAATNVNDTVPNFLVDGVYTPKPSKATISNAMDVGNPSNFIRIRELFNNDLETLKSAFSSYSFTDDETRETMKKIYDNSGYVADPHGAVGYLGLKKYGLKENEFGVFLETAHPVKFLDVVEETLPVKVEIPEQIQKVINNKKVAIKASSYKDLKAYLMK; translated from the coding sequence ATGAACTACTACAGTTTACATCATAAATCGCCAAACACAACTTTTAAAAATGCAGTTGTGCAAGGTTTAGCAAAAGATAGAGGAATTTATTTTCCAGAAAATATTACGCCTTTATCAAAAGAATTTATTGAGAATATAGAAAATTACACCAATCACGAAATTGCTTATGAAGCAATTAAACAATTTGTGGGTGATGAAATTCCGACTTCAATATTAAAAGAAATTATCGAAAAAACTGTTTCTTTCGATTTTCCTTTGGTAACTATTGATGAAAACATTGCTTCTTTAGAGCTTTTTCATGGACCAACCATGGCTTTTAAAGACGTTGGCGCTAAATTTATGGCACAATGTTTAGAGTATTTCAATCAAGGAAATGAGGAAGAAGTTACAGTTTTAGTAGCAACTTCTGGAGATACTGGAGGTGCTGTTGCCAATGGATTTTTAGGTGCAAAAGGTGTGAATGTGGTTATTTTATATCCTTCAGGAAAAGTGAGCGATATTCAAGAAAAACAACTCACAACTTTAGGTCAAAATATTACAGCTTTAGAAGTTGATGGTGTTTTTGATGATTGCCAAGAAATGGTAAAAACTGCTTTCTTAGATGAAGAAATTACAAAGAAATTAACCTCTGCAAATTCTATAAATATTGCACGTTGGTTGCCACAAATGTTCTATTTTTTCTTTGCTTATAAAGCATTAAAATCAAAAAATAAAGAATTGGTTTTTTCTGTACCAAGTGGAAATTTCGGAAATATTTGTGCAGGAATTATGGCACAAAAATTAGGGTTACCAATCAAACATTTTGTTGCTGCCACCAATGTAAATGATACAGTTCCTAATTTTTTAGTTGACGGAGTTTACACACCAAAACCATCGAAAGCAACAATTTCTAATGCTATGGATGTTGGAAACCCAAGTAATTTTATTAGAATCCGTGAATTGTTTAACAACGATTTAGAAACTTTAAAAAGTGCTTTTTCTTCTTATAGTTTTACTGATGATGAAACTCGTGAAACCATGAAAAAGATCTACGATAATTCTGGATATGTTGCAGATCCTCATGGAGCTGTTGGTTATTTAGGATTGAAAAAATACGGTTTAAAAGAAAACGAATTTGGCGTATTTTTAGAAACTGCACATCCTGTTAAATTTTTAGATGTTGTTGAAGAAACTTTGCCTGTAAAAGTGGAGATTCCTGAACAGATTCAGAAAGTTATCAATAATAAAAAAGTAGCTATAAAAGCGAGTTCTTATAAGGATTTAAAGGCGTATTTGATGAAATAA
- the thrA gene encoding bifunctional aspartate kinase/homoserine dehydrogenase I, with protein MKVLKFGGSSVANSENIKQVLSIVAKTSKEHKIAVVVSAFGKTTNNLIEGANTALVDIKVAKEILETIKNLHFQVIDDLVKTHKNEVIQEVTSILHRLNSIYEGIFLLQELSDKTLAKVCSFGERLSSYIIANAAKENLDATHKESRELIITNDDFLNAQVNFKITNKNITSFFDENTHQITLLGGFISSNIDGKTTTLGRGGSDFTAAIYAAALQADELQIWTDVSGMYTANPRVVKQAYAIPEISYEEAMELSHFGAKVLYPPTIQPALRKEIPIRIKNTFEPENAGTLISKNPKNGNEVKGISHIEDISLITLEGGGMIGIPGFSKRLFETLSMAKINVVFITQASSEHSICVGVYENDAKKAQHLLDETFSIEIDRKKIKPIIVENDLAIIAVVGESMKNYQGLSGQMFSALGRNNVNVRAIAQGSSEKNISAVINKYDAKKALNTLHEQFFEEKTKQLNLFVTGVGNVGERFLAQLQQQKKFLKENLKLKIRVIGISNSRKMVFDNDGINLKNWKEALENGEPTTLEKFHKKVKESNHINSVFIDNTANQAVSEVYEKYLRDSISVVTCNKIACASNFDNYKTLKHVSRKYNASFLFETNVGAGLPIIDTLKNLINSGDRVHKIQAVLSGSLNFVFNNFDEDSTFHDVVAQAQAEGYTEPDPKIDLSGVDVARKILILARESGYKMELEDIVNNAFLPKESLQTTTNEDFYASLVKHENHFQEIYNEANNKNCRLKYVAEFVNGKANVGLQHIPAEHPFYNLEGSDNIVLFFTDRYPENPLIIKGAGAGADVTASGIFADVIRIANK; from the coding sequence ATGAAAGTATTAAAATTCGGAGGCTCATCAGTCGCAAATTCAGAAAATATAAAACAGGTTTTAAGCATTGTCGCTAAAACATCCAAAGAACATAAAATTGCAGTTGTGGTTTCTGCTTTTGGTAAAACTACCAACAATTTAATTGAAGGCGCAAACACTGCTTTAGTTGATATTAAAGTTGCGAAAGAAATTTTAGAAACCATTAAAAACCTACATTTCCAAGTAATTGATGATTTAGTTAAAACCCATAAAAATGAAGTTATTCAAGAAGTTACTTCTATACTTCATCGATTAAATTCTATTTACGAAGGCATTTTTCTATTACAAGAATTATCTGATAAAACATTAGCCAAAGTGTGTAGTTTTGGTGAAAGACTATCTTCTTACATCATCGCAAATGCTGCAAAAGAAAATTTAGATGCAACTCATAAAGAAAGTAGAGAATTAATTATTACCAATGATGATTTTTTAAACGCGCAAGTAAATTTTAAAATCACCAATAAAAATATTACTTCTTTTTTTGATGAAAATACACATCAAATTACACTTTTAGGTGGCTTTATTTCATCTAATATTGATGGAAAAACTACAACATTAGGAAGAGGAGGATCGGATTTTACAGCTGCAATTTACGCTGCTGCTTTACAAGCAGATGAACTACAAATTTGGACAGACGTTTCTGGAATGTATACAGCAAATCCAAGAGTTGTAAAACAGGCATATGCAATTCCAGAAATTTCTTATGAAGAAGCTATGGAACTGTCTCATTTTGGAGCAAAAGTTTTATATCCACCAACGATTCAGCCAGCTTTAAGAAAAGAAATTCCAATTAGAATTAAAAACACTTTTGAGCCAGAAAATGCTGGAACGTTAATTTCTAAAAACCCTAAAAATGGTAATGAAGTTAAAGGGATTTCGCATATAGAAGACATCAGTTTAATAACTTTAGAAGGTGGAGGAATGATAGGAATTCCTGGTTTTTCGAAACGTTTGTTCGAAACACTTTCCATGGCAAAAATAAATGTGGTTTTTATAACACAAGCTTCTTCAGAACATTCAATTTGTGTGGGTGTTTATGAAAATGATGCTAAAAAAGCCCAACATCTTTTAGACGAGACTTTCAGTATAGAAATTGATCGAAAAAAAATAAAGCCAATAATTGTTGAAAACGATTTGGCAATTATTGCTGTTGTTGGCGAAAGCATGAAAAACTACCAAGGTTTAAGTGGCCAAATGTTTAGTGCTTTGGGTAGAAATAATGTGAATGTGAGAGCAATTGCACAAGGTTCATCAGAAAAAAATATCTCTGCTGTTATCAATAAATATGATGCAAAAAAAGCTTTAAATACTTTGCACGAACAGTTTTTCGAAGAAAAAACAAAGCAGTTAAACTTATTTGTAACTGGAGTTGGTAATGTTGGCGAACGTTTTTTAGCACAGCTTCAACAACAGAAAAAATTCTTAAAAGAAAATTTAAAACTAAAAATTAGAGTTATTGGAATATCTAATTCTAGGAAAATGGTTTTTGATAATGATGGCATCAACCTAAAAAATTGGAAAGAAGCTTTAGAAAATGGAGAACCAACAACGTTAGAAAAATTTCATAAAAAAGTAAAAGAAAGCAATCACATTAATAGTGTTTTTATTGATAATACCGCAAATCAAGCAGTTTCTGAAGTGTACGAAAAGTATTTAAGAGATAGTATTTCTGTAGTAACATGTAATAAAATTGCTTGTGCTTCTAATTTTGATAATTACAAAACTTTAAAACACGTTTCAAGAAAATACAATGCTTCTTTCTTGTTTGAAACCAATGTTGGTGCAGGTTTACCAATTATTGATACTTTAAAGAATTTAATAAATTCTGGGGATCGAGTGCATAAAATTCAGGCAGTTTTATCTGGAAGCTTAAACTTTGTGTTTAATAATTTTGATGAAGATTCAACTTTTCACGATGTTGTTGCACAAGCACAAGCAGAAGGTTATACAGAGCCAGATCCAAAAATTGATTTAAGTGGTGTTGATGTGGCTAGAAAAATATTAATTTTGGCTAGAGAAAGTGGCTACAAAATGGAGTTAGAAGATATTGTAAATAACGCTTTTTTACCAAAAGAGAGTTTACAAACAACTACTAATGAAGATTTTTATGCATCGTTAGTAAAACACGAAAATCACTTTCAAGAAATTTATAATGAAGCAAATAACAAGAATTGTAGATTAAAATATGTCGCAGAATTTGTAAACGGAAAAGCCAATGTTGGTTTGCAACACATTCCTGCAGAGCATCCTTTTTATAATTTAGAAGGTAGTGATAATATCGTATTATTTTTTACGGATAGATATCCAGAAAACCCTTTAATCATAAAAGGTGCTGGAGCTGGAGCAGATGTTACAGCTTCTGGTATTTTTGCTGATGTAATAAGAATAGCAAATAAGTAG
- the pdeM gene encoding ligase-associated DNA damage response endonuclease PdeM: MIKTVSIVTHKITCNDQILELTNQRVIYWEAQESLILSDLHIGKSAHFQKSGIPIPSSVLDDDLARLKQLILHFKAKTLIIVGDLFHAEYNKDLDQFKTWLSNFEELNLKLIKGNHDRLKQSIYNQFKIEVHQPSLEIDCVKFVHDSIKPTENCFTISGHLHPGVSIRGKGRQRIKLPCFQVTNNQLILPAFSLFTGLNTQKNFDKCQNFCFTEDGIFEV, from the coding sequence ATGATAAAAACCGTTTCGATTGTAACTCATAAAATTACCTGTAATGACCAGATTTTAGAGTTAACCAATCAACGAGTTATCTATTGGGAAGCCCAAGAAAGTTTAATTTTAAGCGATTTGCATATTGGTAAATCTGCTCATTTTCAAAAAAGTGGCATTCCAATTCCTTCTTCAGTTTTAGATGATGATTTAGCCAGATTAAAACAGCTAATTTTGCATTTTAAAGCTAAGACTTTAATTATTGTTGGCGATTTATTTCATGCAGAATACAACAAAGATTTAGACCAATTCAAAACTTGGCTTTCTAATTTTGAGGAACTAAATTTAAAGTTAATCAAAGGAAATCACGATCGCTTAAAACAGTCCATTTACAATCAATTTAAGATCGAAGTTCATCAACCTTCTCTGGAAATAGATTGCGTAAAATTTGTACACGATTCTATAAAGCCAACCGAAAATTGTTTCACCATTTCTGGGCATTTGCATCCTGGAGTTTCCATTCGTGGAAAAGGCAGACAACGTATAAAGTTGCCTTGTTTTCAAGTGACGAATAATCAGCTAATTTTACCCGCTTTTAGTTTATTTACAGGCTTAAATACACAGAAAAATTTCGATAAATGTCAGAATTTCTGTTTTACAGAAGATGGCATTTTTGAGGTTTAG
- a CDS encoding ligase-associated DNA damage response exonuclease has translation MKLVKFTKKGIYCIPGKFYLDPWFPVEYAIISHGHADHSRSGNKHYLCQNDSKAIIKHRLGQDISIESLGYNEPKNINGVQVSFFPAGHVIGSAQIRLEYKGYVVVFSGDYKTQPDFISTPYEPVKCHEFITESTFGLPIYKWKKEEELQAELQNWVLQNQQNNRTSVFLGYSLGKAQRIMKLIEGVDDIYVHTAINNLNNAISGSGIELPKTTLLNYDFKKADIQNKIVILPPALLGSRMIKKIPNAATAICSGWMHIRGNRRWKGVDAGFSISDHADWDGLLEAVKATGAEKVHVTHGSQAVFSKYLNEIGIEAYELKTEFGEDEFAKDEETKTENA, from the coding sequence TTGAAACTTGTAAAATTCACAAAAAAAGGCATTTATTGTATTCCTGGAAAATTTTATTTAGATCCTTGGTTTCCTGTAGAGTATGCAATTATTTCTCATGGACATGCAGATCATTCCAGATCAGGGAATAAACATTATTTGTGTCAAAATGATTCAAAAGCAATTATAAAACACAGATTAGGGCAAGATATTTCTATTGAAAGTTTGGGTTATAATGAACCAAAGAATATAAATGGAGTTCAAGTGAGTTTTTTTCCTGCAGGTCATGTAATTGGTTCAGCTCAAATTCGTTTAGAATATAAAGGGTATGTAGTTGTTTTTTCTGGTGATTATAAAACACAACCCGATTTTATTTCTACACCTTATGAACCTGTAAAATGTCACGAATTTATTACAGAAAGTACTTTTGGATTGCCAATTTACAAATGGAAAAAAGAAGAGGAATTACAAGCTGAATTGCAAAATTGGGTTTTACAAAATCAGCAAAATAACAGAACAAGTGTTTTTTTAGGCTACAGTTTAGGCAAAGCACAACGAATTATGAAATTGATTGAAGGTGTAGATGATATTTATGTACACACTGCCATCAACAATTTAAACAATGCAATTTCTGGTTCTGGAATTGAGCTTCCCAAAACAACTTTATTAAATTACGATTTCAAAAAAGCCGATATTCAAAACAAAATTGTCATTTTACCACCAGCGTTATTAGGTTCAAGAATGATAAAAAAAATTCCAAATGCAGCAACAGCAATTTGTTCTGGTTGGATGCATATTCGTGGAAACAGACGTTGGAAAGGAGTTGATGCAGGTTTTTCAATTAGCGATCATGCAGATTGGGATGGATTATTAGAAGCAGTAAAAGCAACTGGTGCAGAAAAAGTGCATGTAACTCATGGTTCGCAAGCAGTTTTTTCTAAATATTTAAACGAAATTGGCATTGAAGCTTATGAATTAAAAACCGAATTTGGTGAAGATGAATTTGCAAAAGACGAAGAAACCAAAACTGAAAATGCCTAA
- a CDS encoding ATP-dependent DNA ligase: MKDFSNLISAIEITNKTNAKIDALVEYFKVAPDKDKLWLIALFTGKRPSRPVKSNLMKSWVMEITQLPEWLFLESYSSVGDLGETIALLLPNPENNIEKPLHIWIDELIKLKPKTDEEKKAYVLEAWNGLESQERLIFNKLIGGSFRIGVSKKTLVNALAKLSGIDANQLMHSIIGNWTPDSISFDDLLNGEHINYDNSKPYPFCLAYSLEKELQDLGDEKDWQVEYKWDGIRGQIIKRKEEVFIWSRGEELVTEQFPELVEAIAKLEGSFVIDGEILAIKDSAVLLFNDLQKRLNRKNVTKKLLEDVPVGLYIYDILELDDVDLREQSMENRRKKLEVLLQQNTSNILKLSEIIDFKNWNELDALRNAARSFNSEGLMLKKKSSVYHVGRKKGDWWKWKVDPLTIDAVMIYAQKGSGRRSSKYTDYTFAVKNQDKLVTVAKAYSGLTDVEISEISKWVNKNAIEKFGPVRTVKPELVFEIAFEGIAYSKRHKSGVALRFPRMKRWRKDKTVNDIDTIESVKALIEAK, translated from the coding sequence ATGAAAGACTTTTCCAACTTAATTAGCGCTATTGAAATCACCAATAAAACCAATGCAAAAATTGATGCATTAGTCGAATATTTTAAAGTGGCACCAGACAAAGATAAATTGTGGTTAATTGCTTTATTTACGGGTAAAAGACCAAGTAGACCTGTAAAATCTAATTTAATGAAAAGTTGGGTAATGGAAATTACACAACTTCCTGAATGGTTGTTTTTAGAAAGTTATTCGTCAGTTGGAGATTTAGGCGAAACCATTGCACTTTTATTACCAAATCCAGAAAATAACATAGAAAAACCTTTACATATTTGGATTGATGAGCTCATCAAACTAAAACCAAAAACAGACGAAGAAAAAAAAGCATATGTTTTAGAAGCATGGAATGGATTAGAATCTCAAGAACGTTTGATTTTCAATAAATTAATTGGTGGAAGTTTTAGAATCGGAGTTTCTAAAAAAACGCTGGTAAATGCACTCGCAAAATTATCTGGAATTGACGCAAACCAATTAATGCACAGTATTATTGGGAATTGGACTCCAGATTCTATTTCTTTTGATGATCTTTTAAATGGCGAACATATTAATTATGATAACTCAAAACCTTATCCTTTTTGCTTAGCCTATTCTTTAGAAAAAGAATTGCAAGATTTGGGTGATGAAAAAGACTGGCAAGTTGAGTATAAATGGGATGGAATTCGTGGGCAAATAATCAAAAGAAAAGAAGAAGTTTTTATTTGGAGTAGAGGAGAAGAACTGGTTACAGAGCAGTTTCCAGAATTGGTGGAAGCAATCGCGAAATTAGAAGGTAGTTTTGTAATTGATGGCGAAATTTTAGCGATAAAAGACAGTGCAGTTTTGCTTTTTAACGATTTACAAAAAAGATTAAATCGTAAAAATGTTACCAAAAAATTGTTAGAAGATGTTCCAGTTGGTTTGTATATTTATGATATTCTAGAACTCGATGATGTTGATTTACGAGAACAATCCATGGAAAATCGTAGAAAAAAATTAGAAGTGTTACTTCAACAAAACACCAGTAATATTTTAAAATTATCTGAAATCATTGATTTCAAAAATTGGAACGAATTAGATGCATTGAGAAACGCAGCTAGAAGTTTTAATTCTGAAGGTTTAATGTTGAAGAAAAAATCTTCTGTTTATCATGTTGGAAGAAAAAAAGGTGATTGGTGGAAATGGAAAGTTGATCCATTAACGATTGATGCTGTCATGATTTACGCTCAAAAAGGAAGTGGAAGAAGAAGTTCTAAATACACAGATTATACGTTTGCCGTAAAAAATCAAGACAAACTAGTAACAGTTGCCAAAGCATATTCAGGATTAACAGATGTAGAAATTTCAGAAATATCTAAATGGGTCAATAAAAATGCCATCGAAAAATTTGGTCCAGTTAGAACAGTAAAACCAGAATTAGTTTTCGAAATAGCTTTTGAAGGAATTGCTTACAGTAAACGTCACAAAAGTGGAGTTGCTTTACGTTTTCCAAGAATGAAACGTTGGCGAAAAGACAAAACCGTAAATGATATTGATACCATTGAAAGTGTTAAAGCATTAATTGAAGCTAAATAA
- a CDS encoding type II toxin-antitoxin system RelE/ParE family toxin: MIIKWTDLAYDSFEDEIDFIINKWNKKEALKFSVLVQGFLILLEENPYLGKMSSYKGFRQFVLSTQTKIWYKIDEKMEIIYISFFWNNKKHPTNLIKYLK; this comes from the coding sequence ATGATTATTAAATGGACTGATCTAGCTTATGATTCGTTTGAAGATGAAATTGATTTCATCATAAATAAATGGAATAAAAAAGAAGCATTAAAGTTTTCAGTTCTAGTTCAAGGATTTTTAATTTTATTAGAAGAAAATCCATATTTAGGAAAAATGTCTAGTTATAAAGGATTTAGACAATTCGTATTATCAACTCAAACAAAAATTTGGTACAAGATTGATGAAAAAATGGAAATAATTTATATCTCTTTCTTTTGGAATAATAAAAAACATCCAACAAATTTAATAAAGTATTTAAAATAA
- a CDS encoding ligase-associated DNA damage response DEXH box helicase, producing MSNFKQTQGYQIIQNWMAEKGHTPFSFQDQTWERYHNSFSGMVVAPTGFGKTFSVFLAVVIDYLNHPERYKKGLKLIWISPLRSLAKDLAKAMNEVVDEIGLDWEVAVRNGDTPTNIRRKQERLMPDVLLTTPETLHLLFSQKKNSRWFKNVNCIAVDEWHELLGSKRGVLVELAIARVRNLSKKTSVWGITATIGNLEEAKNVLIPYEGVKTTMIKAKEKKKIEIISVLPDEVEELSWAGHLGKKMSSKIIPIIYENNTTLIFTNTRNQSELWYQILIEEAPDLIGQIAIHHGSIAKVQRNFIEEAISQGILKAVVCTSSLDLGVDFKPVDCVIQIGSAKGIARFLQRAGRSGHSPFETSKMYAVPTHSLQLIEVAAVKEAVKQNEIEARYPYVLTYDILVQFLVTLAVGEGFNKEETYQFIKEIHTFHYLTKEDFDWCIHFITQGGNTLKSYEEFHKVVLDEEDGLYKVKSRRIAMMHRMNIGVIVGEVMLFVKFFSGGYIGMVEEYFISKLKKGDAFVIGGRVVEMKQIKDMTVLVKASKSKKAITPSWNGGRLPLTSGLTHFLRLKLSDAIDANNRERELKFLHPLLKRQQEKSHIPRHDEFLTELIETKDGFYLFMYPFEGRLVHEIMASLIAYRLSKIKPLTFTIAQNDYGFELLSDQEIPLNEENIAQILSKENLMKDIIASINASEMASRKFRDIAVVAGLVIQSQPGNKKSNKSLQSSSGLIFRVLNDYEPTNLLLKQAYDEVFNYQLEKVRLQKAFERITESKIILKRAKDFTPLSFPLKVDSLRGTMTNEELSKRIQRIQKQAVK from the coding sequence TTGAGCAACTTTAAACAAACCCAAGGCTATCAAATCATCCAAAATTGGATGGCAGAAAAAGGGCACACACCTTTTAGTTTTCAAGACCAAACTTGGGAACGTTATCACAATAGCTTTAGTGGAATGGTGGTTGCTCCAACGGGTTTTGGAAAAACATTTTCGGTTTTTTTAGCTGTGGTTATTGATTATTTAAATCACCCAGAAAGATATAAAAAAGGCTTAAAATTAATTTGGATTAGTCCTTTGCGTTCTTTGGCAAAAGATTTGGCGAAAGCCATGAATGAAGTTGTAGACGAAATTGGTTTGGATTGGGAAGTTGCTGTGAGAAATGGAGATACACCAACCAACATCCGAAGAAAACAAGAGCGTTTAATGCCAGATGTTTTACTAACAACTCCAGAAACTTTACACTTACTATTCTCTCAAAAGAAAAATTCACGTTGGTTTAAAAACGTAAACTGTATTGCTGTTGATGAATGGCACGAATTGTTAGGTTCTAAAAGAGGCGTTTTAGTAGAATTGGCAATTGCAAGAGTCAGGAATTTATCAAAAAAAACCAGTGTTTGGGGAATTACAGCAACTATTGGTAATCTAGAAGAAGCAAAAAATGTGCTAATTCCTTATGAAGGTGTAAAAACCACCATGATAAAAGCAAAGGAAAAAAAGAAGATTGAAATTATTTCAGTTTTGCCAGATGAAGTAGAAGAACTGTCTTGGGCAGGACATTTGGGGAAGAAAATGAGTAGCAAAATCATCCCAATTATTTATGAAAACAACACGACTTTAATTTTTACAAACACAAGAAATCAGAGCGAATTATGGTATCAAATTTTAATTGAGGAAGCTCCAGATTTAATTGGACAAATTGCCATTCATCATGGTTCTATTGCAAAAGTGCAGCGTAATTTTATTGAAGAAGCTATTTCTCAAGGAATTTTAAAAGCAGTCGTTTGTACATCATCTTTAGATTTAGGAGTCGATTTTAAACCTGTAGATTGTGTGATACAAATTGGTTCCGCAAAAGGAATTGCACGTTTTTTACAAAGAGCAGGTAGAAGTGGACATTCGCCTTTTGAAACCTCAAAAATGTACGCAGTTCCTACACATTCTTTACAGTTGATAGAAGTTGCAGCTGTAAAAGAAGCTGTGAAACAAAATGAAATTGAAGCAAGATATCCTTATGTTTTAACCTATGATATTTTAGTTCAGTTTTTGGTAACCTTAGCAGTTGGCGAAGGTTTTAACAAAGAAGAAACCTATCAATTTATAAAAGAAATTCACACTTTTCATTATTTAACAAAAGAAGATTTCGATTGGTGCATTCATTTTATCACTCAAGGTGGAAATACTTTAAAATCTTATGAGGAATTCCACAAAGTAGTGTTAGATGAAGAAGATGGCCTTTACAAAGTAAAAAGCAGACGAATTGCTATGATGCACAGAATGAATATTGGTGTAATTGTGGGCGAAGTTATGTTGTTTGTAAAATTCTTTTCTGGTGGTTATATTGGTATGGTTGAAGAGTATTTTATATCGAAATTAAAAAAAGGAGACGCTTTTGTAATTGGAGGTAGAGTTGTAGAAATGAAACAGATTAAAGACATGACTGTTTTGGTAAAAGCAAGCAAATCTAAAAAAGCAATTACACCAAGTTGGAATGGTGGACGATTGCCTTTAACATCTGGCTTAACCCATTTTTTACGTTTAAAATTAAGTGATGCTATTGATGCCAATAATAGAGAAAGAGAACTAAAATTTTTACATCCGCTTTTAAAACGCCAGCAAGAAAAATCGCACATTCCAAGACATGACGAATTTTTAACAGAACTCATAGAAACCAAAGACGGTTTTTACTTATTTATGTATCCTTTTGAAGGACGATTGGTGCATGAAATCATGGCTTCTTTAATCGCTTATAGACTTAGTAAAATAAAACCACTCACGTTTACAATTGCGCAAAACGATTATGGTTTTGAACTACTTTCTGATCAAGAAATTCCCTTGAATGAAGAAAATATAGCTCAGATCTTATCCAAAGAAAATTTAATGAAAGACATTATTGCAAGTATAAATGCGAGTGAAATGGCTTCCAGAAAATTTAGAGATATTGCAGTGGTTGCAGGTTTAGTCATTCAATCTCAACCAGGAAATAAAAAGTCGAATAAAAGTTTACAATCTTCATCTGGCTTAATATTTAGAGTGTTAAATGATTACGAACCCACAAATTTATTATTAAAACAAGCGTATGATGAGGTTTTTAATTATCAACTAGAAAAAGTGCGTTTGCAAAAAGCTTTTGAGCGAATTACAGAAAGTAAAATAATTTTGAAAAGAGCAAAAGATTTTACACCTTTGAGCTTTCCTTTAAAGGTTGATAGTTTGCGAGGCACAATGACGAATGAGGAATTGAGCAAACGAATTCAACGTATTCAAAAACAGGCAGTAAAATGA